A single region of the Lycium barbarum isolate Lr01 chromosome 2, ASM1917538v2, whole genome shotgun sequence genome encodes:
- the LOC132627407 gene encoding uncharacterized protein LOC132627407 isoform X2 → MSRHPIVKWAQRSDKLFITVELPDAKNAKLKLEPEGKFFFCATAGADNVPYEVDLYLFDKINVDESKTSSTSRHIMYLVKKAEDKWWSRLIKQEGLRPVFLKVDWDKWVDEDEPDSKPGMDMDFGDMDFSKLNMGGGPSDFDADVPEREDDSDTEEIEDRHPTVKWAQRSDKLFITVELPDAKNVKLKLEPEGKFFFSATAGADNVPYEVDLDLFDKINVDESKTSSTSRHIVCLVKKAEDKWWIRLIKQEGLRPVFLKVDWDKWVDEDEQDSNDEQDSNRKSGMDMDFGDMDFSKLNTSGGPSDFDADVPEGGEDDSDIEVFVLGGEDDSDTEDIFELGEDDSDTEDIFEL, encoded by the exons CCGACATCCTATCGTCAAGTGGGCCCAGAGGTCTGACAAGTTGTTCATCACGGTGGAGTTGCCGGATGCCAAGAATGCGAAGCTGAAACTGGAACCAGAAGGAAAATTCTTCTTTTGTGCAACTGCAGGAGCTGATAATGTACCATACGAAGTGGACCTCTATCTCTTTGATAAAATTAATGTCGAT GAGAGCAAAACTAGTAGTACTTCTAGACATATCATGTATCTGGTGAAGAAGGCAGAAGACAAGTGGTGGAGCAGACTGATAAAACAGGAAGGTCTACGTCCAGTGTTTTTGAAAGTTGACTGGGACAAATGGGTTGATGAAGATGAACCAGACAGTAAGC CTGGGATGGATATGGATTTTGGGGACATGGACTTTTCG AAACTCAACATGGGTGGAGGTCCTAGCGATTTTGATGCCGATGTGCCTGAGA GAGAGGATGACAGTGATACCGAAGAAATTGAGGA CCGACATCCTACTGTCAAATGGGCCCAGAGGTCTGACAAGTTGTTTATCACGGTGGAGTTGCCGGATGCCAAGAATGTGAAGCTGAAACTGGAACCAGAAGGAAAATTCTTCTTTTCTGCAACTGCGGGAGCTGATAATGTACCATATGAAGTGGATCTCGATCTCTTTGATAAAATTAACGTTGAT GAGAGCAAAACTAGTAGTACTTCTAGACATATCGTGTGTCTGGTGAAGAAGGCAGAAGACAAATGGTGGATCAGACTGATAAAGCAGGAAGGTCTACGTCCAGTGTTTTTGAAAGTTGACTGGGACAAATGGGTTGATGAAGATGAACAGGACAGTAACGATGAACAGGACAGTAACCGTAAGT CTGGGATGGATATGGATTTTGGGGACATGGACTTTTCG AAACTCAACACGAGTGGAGGTCCTAGCGATTTTGATGCCGATGTGCCTGAGGGTG GAGAGGATGACAGTGACATAGAAGTATTTGTTTTGGGGGGAGAGGATGACAGTGACACAGAAGATATATTTGAGCTGGGAGAGGATGACAGTGACACAGAAGATATATTTGAGCTGTAG
- the LOC132627405 gene encoding pentatricopeptide repeat-containing protein At4g17616 codes for MACSSRKAIAVCSIFRKSYSSVVAVASNAIRLTCNSTYGSHDLVTLSSISYQNFKPQSELFSRQFCSSREPETLSWGVSSNIVLLGKLENALKNHNLEEAWVTYKDFKRLYGFPDPSLVDKLLTELAYSSDSSWLKKACNMLESVLKEKRELIRTELMTKLCLSLARAQMPVRASLVLRLMLQKGILPPIDMLGVIIFHMVKTDTGMILSSNILIEIYGSSRQLTTKKSTCTELNKHDTLLFNLVLDACARFGSSSKGHQIIELMAQVGVGADAHTISIISLIHEMNGMRDELKKFKKHIDQVSASLVPRYQQFYESLLSLHFKFNDIDAASELIQDIYRSQVSHHENGDETQPPKPCLVAIGSDNLRMGLKLRIFPHSLSRESVFIVGRSQVLVMYKNGKLVLSNRALASLIIQYKRGGRINELSKLLCSIQKKGSVESTRMCSDVVAACICMGWLETAHDILDDLDSEGRPLDTSSYMSLLTAYCNTNKLREAEALLKQLRKSGVVINASDPLSAPAENESKNKLKQLGSMEKVELAYHIVEEMRAEENKVSFMMHDLNSSIYFFMKAHMVEDAERAYRKMQVMKIHPTVSTFMNLLNGYSSLGMYREITILWGDIKRNMESRKNLNTRDLYEFLLLNFLRGGYFQRVMEVIGLMKENGMYLDKWMYRREFLKHHKGLYLRIKVSDAKNDVQIQRIENVKHFRKWVGLD; via the coding sequence ATGGCATGCTCCTCAAGAAAAGCTATAGCAGTTTGCTCGATCTTCAGAAAAAGCTACTCTTCCGTTGTTGCTGTGGCTTCAAATGCCATCAGATTGACCTGTAATAGCACGTATGGGTCCCACGATTTGGTAACGCTGTCCTCCATTTCATATCAAAACTTTAAACCACAAAGTGAGCTGTTTTCTCGACAGTTCTGTTCCAGTAGAGAGCCAGAGACATTATCTTGGGGAGTGTCATCTAACATTGTTTTGCTGGGAAAGCTTGAAAATGCGTTGAAGAATCACAACTTGGAGGAGGCTTGGGTAACCTACAAGGATTTCAAACGTCTTTATGGTTTTCCCGACCCCTCTCTTGTAGATAAGCTTCTAACTGAGTTGGCGTACTCATCTGATTCTAGCTGGCTTAAAAAGGCATGCAATATGCTAGAATCtgttttgaaagaaaaaaggGAGTTAATACGCACAGAGTTAATGACCAAGCTCTGCCTATCGTTGGCTAGAGCTCAAATGCCCGTTCGAGCATCATTAGTTCTCAGACTGATGTTGCAGAAAGGAATTCTCCCACCAATTGATATGCTAGGGGTGATAATATTTCACATGGTGAAGACTGATACTGGAATGATTCTGTCGTCAAACATTTTGATTGAGATATACGGTAGTTCTCGACAATTAACCACAAAGAAATCCACTTGCACTGAGTTAAATAAACACGATACACTTCTTTTTAATCTTGTTCTTGATGCTTGTGCAAGATTTGGATCATCCAGTAAAGGCCATCAGATTATTGAGTTAATGGCCCAAGTTGGAGTGGGAGCTGATGCTCATACTATTTCAATTATTTCCTTGATCCATGAGATGAATGGTATGCGAgatgaattaaagaaatttaAGAAGCATATAGATCAGGTTTCAGCTTCATTGGTCCCCCGCTATCAGCAATTCTATGAAAGTCTCCTGAGTTTGCATTTCAAGTTTAATGATATCGATGCTGCTTCTGAACTTATACAGGATATCTATAGATCTCAAGTGTCGCATCATGAAAACGGAGATGAGACACAACCACCTAAACCGTGTCTTGTTGCTATCGGCTCTGATAATTTGAGGATGGGATTGAAATTACGAATTTTTCCGCATTCATTATCAAGAGAGTCTGTTTTCATTGTGGGACGTAGTCAGGTGCTTGTTATGTATAAGAATGGGAAACTTGTCCTTAGCAATAGAGCGTTGGCCAGTCTTATTATACAGTACAAGAGGGGTGGGAGAATTAATGAGCTGTCAAAGCTTCTCTGTAGCATCCAGAAGAAGGGCTCAGTTGAATCTACCAGAATGTGCTCTGATGTGGTTGCTGCTTGCATTTGCATGGGTTGGCTTGAAACTGCTCATGATATTTTGGATGATTTGGATTCTGAAGGAAGGCCACTGGACACTAGTTCATATATGTCTCTCTTGACTGCATATTGCAACACAAATAAGCTAAGGGAGGCAGAGGCACTACTAAAGCAGTTAAGAAAATCAGGTGTGGTCATAAATGCATCTGATCCATTGTCAGCTCCTGCTGAAAATGAAAGCAAGAATAAGCTGAAACAATTAGGCTCTATGGAGAAAGTGGAGTTGGCTTACCATATTGTTGAAGAAATGAGGGCAGAAGAAAACAAGGTTTCTTTTATGATGCACGATTTAAATTCTTCTATCTACTTCTTTATGAAGGCTCACATGGTTGAAGATGCCGAAAGGGCTTATCGAAAAATGCAGGTAATGAAGATCCATCCTACAGTGTCAACTTTCATGAATCTGCTTAATGGGTATTCTTCTTTAGGGATGTATCGTGAAATTACAATCTTGTGGGGAGATATTAAAAGGAACATGGAAAGTCGTAAGAACTTGAATACCAGGGATTTATACGAGTTCTTGCTATTGAATTTTCTTCGAGGTGGTTATTTTCAAAGGGTGATGGAGGTCATTGGTTTGATGAAGGAGAATGGCATGTATTTGGACAAGTGGATGTATAGGCGTGAGTTCTTGAAGCATCACAAGGGTCTCTACCTAAGGATAAAAGTATCTGATGCTAAAAATGACGTACAAATTCAGAGGATTGAGAATGTGAAGCACTTTAGGAAGTGGGTTGGCCTGGATTAA
- the LOC132627407 gene encoding uncharacterized protein LOC132627407 isoform X3, translating into MSRHPIVKWAQRSDKLFITVELPDAKNAKLKLEPEGKFFFCATAGADNVPYEVDLYLFDKINVDESKTSSTSRHIMYLVKKAEDKWWSRLIKQEGLRPVFLKVDWDKWVDEDEPDSKPGMDMDFGDMDFSKLNMGGGPSDFDADVPEREDDSDTEEIEDRHPTVKWAQRSDKLFITVELPDAKNVKLKLEPEGKFFFSATAGADNVPYEVDLDLFDKINVDESKTSSTSRHIVCLVKKAEDKWWIRLIKQEGLRPVFLKVDWDKWVDEDEQDSNDEQDSNRKSGMDMDFGDMDFSKLNTSGGPSDFDADVPEGGEDDSDIEVFVLGGEDDSDTEDIFELGEDDSDTEDIFEL; encoded by the exons ATGAG CCGACATCCTATCGTCAAGTGGGCCCAGAGGTCTGACAAGTTGTTCATCACGGTGGAGTTGCCGGATGCCAAGAATGCGAAGCTGAAACTGGAACCAGAAGGAAAATTCTTCTTTTGTGCAACTGCAGGAGCTGATAATGTACCATACGAAGTGGACCTCTATCTCTTTGATAAAATTAATGTCGAT GAGAGCAAAACTAGTAGTACTTCTAGACATATCATGTATCTGGTGAAGAAGGCAGAAGACAAGTGGTGGAGCAGACTGATAAAACAGGAAGGTCTACGTCCAGTGTTTTTGAAAGTTGACTGGGACAAATGGGTTGATGAAGATGAACCAGACAGTAAGC CTGGGATGGATATGGATTTTGGGGACATGGACTTTTCG AAACTCAACATGGGTGGAGGTCCTAGCGATTTTGATGCCGATGTGCCTGAGA GAGAGGATGACAGTGATACCGAAGAAATTGAGGA CCGACATCCTACTGTCAAATGGGCCCAGAGGTCTGACAAGTTGTTTATCACGGTGGAGTTGCCGGATGCCAAGAATGTGAAGCTGAAACTGGAACCAGAAGGAAAATTCTTCTTTTCTGCAACTGCGGGAGCTGATAATGTACCATATGAAGTGGATCTCGATCTCTTTGATAAAATTAACGTTGAT GAGAGCAAAACTAGTAGTACTTCTAGACATATCGTGTGTCTGGTGAAGAAGGCAGAAGACAAATGGTGGATCAGACTGATAAAGCAGGAAGGTCTACGTCCAGTGTTTTTGAAAGTTGACTGGGACAAATGGGTTGATGAAGATGAACAGGACAGTAACGATGAACAGGACAGTAACCGTAAGT CTGGGATGGATATGGATTTTGGGGACATGGACTTTTCG AAACTCAACACGAGTGGAGGTCCTAGCGATTTTGATGCCGATGTGCCTGAGGGTG GAGAGGATGACAGTGACATAGAAGTATTTGTTTTGGGGGGAGAGGATGACAGTGACACAGAAGATATATTTGAGCTGGGAGAGGATGACAGTGACACAGAAGATATATTTGAGCTGTAG